GAAGGTTAAGGACAACCCGGAGTACGAGTGGCTCTGGTTTGTTGGATGCGCCCACGCCTTTGAAAACAGGAACATTAACGTAACGCTGAAAATGGCCAGAATTCTCAGCGATCTGGGCATAAACTTTGCAACACTCGGCAGAGAGGAGGGTTGCTGCGGCAACGACGTCAGAAGAGCGGGAGAGGAGGGCTTGTTCGAAGTTCTGATGGAGGAGAACATCAAGACATTTGGCAAATATGGGGTGCAGAGGCTCTTCACGCACTCCCCACACTGCTTCAATGCCTTCAAGAACTGGTATGAGGGCTACGAGGTAAAGCTGTTCCTCGAAATCCTGAGGGATGCCATAAAAAGCGGAAAGCTTGAGCTCAAAAACAAGCTTGATTTGACTGTAACCTACCACGACTCATGCTACCTCGGCAGGTACAACGGCATCTACGATTTGCCGAGAGAGGTGCTGAAGCTGATTCCGGGAGTGGAGCTTGTTGAAATGAAGAGCAACAGGAGAATGTCTCTCTGCTGCGGCGGAGGAGCTGGAAACATCGTTGGCGACTATCCCGGAGAGATTCAGCCTGCAAGAGTTAGAGCGCAGGAGGCTGCTGAGACCGGAGCAAACGTTCTGGCAGTTGCGTGCCCCTTCTGCCTGCTGATGCTTGAAGATGGAGTGAAGACCGAGAAGCTCGACAAGCAGCTTGTTGTGAAGGACATAGTCGAGCTGGTTTACGAAGCTGCCTACGGAGAGGAATAATTTTTTATTTTTGTTTCCTGCTCATTTTCAGTGCGGGAGAAAATCGGCTTCTGGGAAGCTGTCAGCATCGGCATTGGCGGCATGATTGGGGGAGGAATTTTTGCCGTTCTCGGCCTGAGCGTTCAGCTTGCGAAGGGCTCTGCCCCTATAGCCTTTCTCATTGCCGGAATTGTTGCGCTTTTTACCGCCTACTCCTACGCAAAGCTCAGCCTGAGGTTTCCGAGCGAGGGCGGGACGATAGAGTTCCTGATCAAGGCTTACGGAACGGGTTTGCTTGCTGGTGGGTTAAACATCCTTCTCCTCGTTAGCTATGTTGTCATGATAGCTCTCTACTCCTACGCCTTTGGCAGTTACGCCGCCAACGCCCTCGGAACCCCTATTTTGAAGAGCTTCCTTATCGCATTCGTTGTAATCTTTTTTACAGTTTTAAACTCCCTCGGAGCAGTTGTGAGCGGAAGAGCAGAGGATCTGCTCGTTGCGTTCAAGCTTGCGGTGCTTGTTATCGTTGCCGCAGCGGGGCTTGCCTTCGTGAATCCTGAGAGGCTCATGCCGTCCAACTGGGCTGATGCAGTGAGCATAATTGCAGGCGGGATGATTATCTTCCTCGCCTACGAGGGATTTGAGCTGATTGCCAATGCGGGCGGAGATGTTGAGCATCCGAAGGTTCTTGAGAAGGCCTTCTACGTTTCAGTTGTTGTCGTTATAGCGGTTTACGTTCTAATTGCCATAATAACTGTCGGAACGCTGCCCTACGAGAAGATTATGGAGGCCAGAGATTACGCTCTTGCCATTGCTGCCGAGCCAGCACTCGGACAGCTTGGCTTCTGGTTCGTCACCTTTGCAGCCCTCGCATCAACAAGCTCGGCAATCAACGCCACTCTGTACGGAACCGCAAGAGCAAGCTACATGGTTGCCAAGTTTGGAGAGCTTCCCGAGTTTGTTGGAAAGAAGCTGTGGAGGCAGGCTTACGAGGGGCTGGTTGTGATTCCCATTCTCTCCATAATTCTTTCCATCACCACCAACCTTGAAACGATAGCCACAGCAGGCAGCGGGGGATTCCTGCTTATATTTGCTGCTGTAAACCTCGCTGCGGTAAAGCTCAGGAGGAAGGTTAAGGTCAATCCGCTAATCTCCTCAGCTGGGGCGATTATGGCCCTCGCAGCCTTCACAATTCTTGCATTGAGAATGGCGGAGGAAAATCTCTACGCTTTGGCTGTGATGCTTTCCCTTATAGCAGCTTCCTTCCTCTTTGAGTGGACTTACAGGTGGTATACAGGAAGGGAGATTGGAAGATACGTTGACAGGAAGCTGATAGAGAGGGAGAAAAACCTCAGAAACTGGGAGGAGTGGATTCCTGCGGTTGTGGATGAGCTAAGGAGAAGATATAGCGACAGCGAGGTTTACCTTGTCGGCAGCCTTGCAAGAGGTGAGGCTGAGAAGGCGGGTGATGTTGACCTGCTGGTTCTGACGGATGCGGTTGAAAATGGAGAAAAGGAAGGGATAACGAGGGACATCAAGAAAAAGCTTGAATTGGGCCCCCAGCACTGCCTTGACCTTCACTTCGAGAAGAAGAGTTTAAGGGATGAGGCGTTGAAAAGGGCCGTGAGTTACAGGAGGTTAAAGTGATCATAGGATTAAAACCCTCTCAATGTCCTTAACCCCGGCCCTCCTCACAAGCGTTAAAAGCGGGTCGGAAGTCCTCCTGAAGCTGCAGTTTCTGTTGAAGACTACGTAGCCGTGTCTGAAGCCAAAAACAGCATAGCTAGCTGTTGCAGCCCTCAAAATCGCCTTTTCTTTGCCAATAAGGTAAGCGGCAAAGTGCATCTCGTCCAGCATTGATGCTGTGGAAATCATTGCATTGTCCGTTCCAAGCATCCATTTTTCGTATTCGCTCAGCAATTCGTAGCTTTTTTTGTTAAGAAGGCCAAAGAAGGCGTTGCTGCGAATGCAGCTCACGATGGGGATTTCGGCCTCAACAAACTCCCTTATTTTTTCCGGGCAAGAATTCATGTGGACAACAAAGTCAGGCTCTAAAGCCAAAGCAGCATCAACATCCGCGCAGTCCTTCTCCCCAGCATGAATGGCGAACAGCATCTTCCTCCGCCTTGCAATCTCTCTAACCTCTTCCATAAGCTTCAAATCGTGGTCACGAGCGCTGCTGTAGGCGAAGCCGAAAGCCTCAACCTCTTCAGCCTCCTCAACGCTTGTTGGTCTGGCAAGGGGCAGGACACCATCGATTCCCTTTACGATTTCAAGCCCTGCTTTGCCGCCCTCCCTGAAGTCGAGGAAGTGGGACGTTCCAGCATCTCTGCTTATCCTCACCTCCAGCTCCACCTCCTGTCTGAGAGTTTTTGAATCAATCTGGGAAAGCATGCGGTGCTTGTAGCCACCCGGGCCCACAATGCTCACGAGGTCGAGCCTTGGTGCCTCTCTTAGAGCAGCATCACCCAGATGGGTGTGGGCGTTGAAGAAAGTTGGGGAAATCACAAAATCATCCTTCTCCACCCTGCTCTCCTCAAACGCCATTTCCTCGACAATTAAGTCACCGTGAAAGACGCCTTCGTGAGTGACAAGAATCCCGCTGTAAACCTCCATGGGAAGAGTTAAATATTCACCCACAAAACTTTTACCATGGCAAAGGCTCCGAAGGGCAAGGCGAAGACACCACCGCTGATGTCCTCTGCAGGTATAATGAGGTACTTCGAGGAGGAAAAAACTCAGATAAAGGTTAGCCCAAAAACCATTCTTGCTGCAGGCATCGTTACGGGAGTTTTAATAATCATCCTGAACGCCTACTACGGGCTCTGGCCTTAAAGGTTCGTCGGAATGTCAAGAAACACAGCCTCAATCCCCAATTTTTCCCTCACAACCTCCATCAGGCTCTGAACGCCAAACTTCTCACTCTCGTAGTGCCCGAGAAAAAATACGTTGATTCCACCCTCCTTTGCCAGATGGTAGGCTTCGTGCTCAGGCTCTCCCGTGATGAAAAGCTCCACTCCAGCATCAATAGCCTCGTTTAAGGCAAAGCAGCCCTTTCCCGACACTGCAGCAACTTTTCTGACCCTCTCCTCCCCAAAGGGCAGAACCATCGCCGGGCCAAGCTTTTCCGCAATCTCCCCTACTGCAGTTGCCTTTTCCAGCTTTGCCGAGAAGCCAATCTTCACGCCCTTGTACTCTCCAAACTCCTCCTGCGGCTCTGCGCCAATTTTTCTTAGAATCACGGCGTTATTCCCCACCTCCCTGTGGGCATCAAGCGGAAGGTGGGCTGCGTAGAGGGAGAGGTTGCTTCTCAGCAGAAACTCAATCCTTCTTTTCACAATTCCCCTTATGTAGCCTATACCGCCCCAGATAAGGCCGTGATGGACGACGAGCATGTCCGCATTTACAGCCTTTGCAGCCCTGAAGCTCTCCATGGATGCGTCAACGGCAAAGGCGACCTTCTTCACTTCCTCGCTACCCTCAACCTGCAGTCCGTTGTTTGAAACATCCTGATAGCTGTTAATCTCCAAAAAATCGTCGAGAAATCGTACAACTTCGGCGAGGTTCATGGGCTTATTATGAGAGCGTGGTAATTTAATCTAACGTTTCCTGCAATCAAAATTCTTATATACCACTTTGTTTGAGAGTAACGAAATTTGAAAGGAGGGTTAGAATTGGCCGAAATAACAGAAGTTAGGATATATAAGTCGAAGGGGAACGGAAGCGTAAAGGCCTATGCGTCTGTGAGTTTTGACAACGAGTTTGTTGTGAAGGGTTTGAAGGTTGTTGAGGGAGAAAAAGGGCTTTGGGTGAGCATGCCCAGCAGAAGGATGAAGGATGGGAGCTTTCAGGACGTTTTCCATCCGGTTAGCAGGGAGGCGAGAGATAAGATAGTGGATGCGGTTCTGAAGGCCTATCAGGAGCAGGAGTAGTTAAGAGTTTGGCTTTTGCTTCAA
The nucleotide sequence above comes from Archaeoglobus fulgidus DSM 4304. Encoded proteins:
- a CDS encoding preprotein translocase subunit Sec61beta, with protein sequence MAKAPKGKAKTPPLMSSAGIMRYFEEEKTQIKVSPKTILAAGIVTGVLIIILNAYYGLWP
- a CDS encoding amino acid permease, yielding MREKIGFWEAVSIGIGGMIGGGIFAVLGLSVQLAKGSAPIAFLIAGIVALFTAYSYAKLSLRFPSEGGTIEFLIKAYGTGLLAGGLNILLLVSYVVMIALYSYAFGSYAANALGTPILKSFLIAFVVIFFTVLNSLGAVVSGRAEDLLVAFKLAVLVIVAAAGLAFVNPERLMPSNWADAVSIIAGGMIIFLAYEGFELIANAGGDVEHPKVLEKAFYVSVVVVIAVYVLIAIITVGTLPYEKIMEARDYALAIAAEPALGQLGFWFVTFAALASTSSAINATLYGTARASYMVAKFGELPEFVGKKLWRQAYEGLVVIPILSIILSITTNLETIATAGSGGFLLIFAAVNLAAVKLRRKVKVNPLISSAGAIMALAAFTILALRMAEENLYALAVMLSLIAASFLFEWTYRWYTGREIGRYVDRKLIEREKNLRNWEEWIPAVVDELRRRYSDSEVYLVGSLARGEAEKAGDVDLLVLTDAVENGEKEGITRDIKKKLELGPQHCLDLHFEKKSLRDEALKRAVSYRRLK
- a CDS encoding (Fe-S)-binding protein, producing MITIDPEYFEILKEFGAERVVRCYQCGTCTGICPVSTTDASFPRKPVLLSRFGVGEVIENFEEAWLCLSCNLCTEFCPRDVKPSETMLAIKRVLVENGKTPPYIRDFFQNIMKQKNPWGIGKFKREDWVKKSDVEVPKVKDNPEYEWLWFVGCAHAFENRNINVTLKMARILSDLGINFATLGREEGCCGNDVRRAGEEGLFEVLMEENIKTFGKYGVQRLFTHSPHCFNAFKNWYEGYEVKLFLEILRDAIKSGKLELKNKLDLTVTYHDSCYLGRYNGIYDLPREVLKLIPGVELVEMKSNRRMSLCCGGGAGNIVGDYPGEIQPARVRAQEAAETGANVLAVACPFCLLMLEDGVKTEKLDKQLVVKDIVELVYEAAYGEE
- a CDS encoding Nif3-like dinuclear metal center hexameric protein, with amino-acid sequence MNLAEVVRFLDDFLEINSYQDVSNNGLQVEGSEEVKKVAFAVDASMESFRAAKAVNADMLVVHHGLIWGGIGYIRGIVKRRIEFLLRSNLSLYAAHLPLDAHREVGNNAVILRKIGAEPQEEFGEYKGVKIGFSAKLEKATAVGEIAEKLGPAMVLPFGEERVRKVAAVSGKGCFALNEAIDAGVELFITGEPEHEAYHLAKEGGINVFFLGHYESEKFGVQSLMEVVREKLGIEAVFLDIPTNL
- a CDS encoding SpoVG family protein, giving the protein MAEITEVRIYKSKGNGSVKAYASVSFDNEFVVKGLKVVEGEKGLWVSMPSRRMKDGSFQDVFHPVSREARDKIVDAVLKAYQEQE
- a CDS encoding amidohydrolase family protein, producing MEVYSGILVTHEGVFHGDLIVEEMAFEESRVEKDDFVISPTFFNAHTHLGDAALREAPRLDLVSIVGPGGYKHRMLSQIDSKTLRQEVELEVRISRDAGTSHFLDFREGGKAGLEIVKGIDGVLPLARPTSVEEAEEVEAFGFAYSSARDHDLKLMEEVREIARRRKMLFAIHAGEKDCADVDAALALEPDFVVHMNSCPEKIREFVEAEIPIVSCIRSNAFFGLLNKKSYELLSEYEKWMLGTDNAMISTASMLDEMHFAAYLIGKEKAILRAATASYAVFGFRHGYVVFNRNCSFRRTSDPLLTLVRRAGVKDIERVLIL